A single genomic interval of Streptococcus oralis subsp. dentisani harbors:
- the rpsH gene encoding 30S ribosomal protein S8 — MVMTDPIADFLTRIRNANQAKHEVLEVPASNIKKGIAEILKREGFVKNVEIIEDDKQGIIRVFLKYGPNGEKVITNLKRVSKPGLRVYKKREDLPKVLNGLGIAILSTSEGLLTDKEARQKNVGGEVIAYVW; from the coding sequence ATGGTTATGACTGACCCAATCGCAGACTTCCTAACTCGTATTCGTAACGCTAACCAAGCAAAACACGAAGTACTTGAAGTACCTGCATCAAACATCAAAAAAGGGATTGCTGAAATCCTTAAACGCGAAGGTTTTGTTAAGAACGTAGAAATCATCGAAGATGACAAACAAGGCATCATCCGTGTATTCCTTAAATACGGACCAAACGGTGAAAAAGTTATCACTAACTTGAAACGTGTTTCTAAACCAGGACTTCGTGTCTACAAAAAACGTGAAGATCTTCCAAAAGTTCTTAACGGACTTGGAATTGCTATCCTTTCAACTTCTGAAGGTTTGCTTACTGATAAAGAAGCACGCCAAAAGAATGTTGGTGGGGAAGTTATCGCTTACGTTTGGTAA
- a CDS encoding type Z 30S ribosomal protein S14, protein MAKKSMIAKNKRPAKFSTQAYTRCEKCGRPHSVYRKFKLCRVCFRELAYKGQIPGVTKASW, encoded by the coding sequence ATGGCTAAAAAATCAATGATTGCTAAGAACAAACGTCCAGCGAAGTTCTCTACTCAAGCTTATACTCGTTGTGAAAAATGTGGTCGTCCACATTCAGTTTACCGCAAATTTAAACTTTGCCGTGTTTGCTTCCGTGAATTAGCTTACAAAGGACAAATTCCTGGTGTAACAAAAGCATCTTGGTAA
- the rplE gene encoding 50S ribosomal protein L5, with amino-acid sequence MANRLKEKYLNEVVPALTEQFNYSSVMAVPKVDKIVLNMGVGEAVSNAKSLEKAAEELALISGQKPLITKAKKSIAGFRLREGVAIGAKVTLRGERMYEFLDKLVSVSLPRVRDFHGVPTKSFDGRGNYTLGVKEQLIFPEINFDDVDKTRGLDIVIVTTANTDEESRALLTGLGMPFAK; translated from the coding sequence ATGGCAAATCGTTTAAAAGAAAAATATCTTAATGAAGTAGTTCCTGCTTTGACAGAACAATTCAACTACTCATCAGTGATGGCTGTACCTAAAGTAGATAAGATCGTTTTGAACATGGGTGTTGGTGAAGCTGTATCAAACGCTAAAAGCCTTGAAAAAGCTGCTGAAGAATTGGCACTTATCTCAGGTCAAAAACCACTTATCACTAAAGCTAAAAAATCAATCGCCGGCTTCCGTCTTCGTGAAGGTGTAGCGATCGGTGCAAAAGTTACCCTTCGTGGTGAACGTATGTACGAATTCTTGGACAAATTGGTTTCAGTTTCACTTCCACGTGTACGTGACTTCCACGGTGTTCCAACAAAATCATTTGATGGACGCGGAAACTACACACTTGGTGTGAAAGAACAATTGATCTTCCCAGAAATCAACTTTGATGACGTTGACAAAACTCGTGGTCTTGACATCGTTATCGTAACAACTGCTAACACTGACGAAGAGTCACGTGCATTGCTTACAGGCCTTGGAATGCCTTTTGCAAAATAA
- the rplX gene encoding 50S ribosomal protein L24, whose product MFVKKGDKVRVIAGKDKGTEAVVLTALPKVNKVIVEGVNIVKKHQRPTNELPQGGIIEKEAAIHVSNVQVLDKNGVAGRVGYKFVDGKKVRYNKKSGEVLD is encoded by the coding sequence ATGTTTGTAAAAAAAGGCGACAAAGTTCGCGTAATCGCTGGTAAAGATAAGGGAACAGAAGCTGTTGTCCTTACTGCCCTTCCAAAAGTAAACAAAGTTATCGTTGAAGGTGTGAACATCGTTAAGAAACACCAACGTCCAACTAACGAACTTCCTCAAGGTGGTATCATCGAGAAAGAAGCAGCTATCCACGTATCAAACGTTCAAGTATTGGACAAAAACGGTGTAGCTGGTCGTGTTGGTTACAAATTTGTAGACGGTAAAAAAGTTCGCTACAACAAAAAATCAGGCGAAGTGCTTGATTGA